TTTCGATAATCTAGAACAGAATATAGCTCAAATAAATAGTGACTATCATTAAAtaccttaatgaattaatataatatagcaaTCTATCGACTTTCTAATTTTGATTTCATGAGtttctaaataagaaaattttaatcaCTACAGGAAATAAGGGTTTTGATGGCACCGCTAAAGCGCTATAAGACGCTACCATAGCGTTGTAGAAAGCGCTCCAATATCGCCCGCGATAATAGGTCTCGTACATTTCATAGCGGATTTTTGTTGTGctattgatattttattattaatagcgGTTCTTGTTATGcaattgtaaatttgtattataGCGTCGCCAAAATgatattataactttttaactatagcattttttaaaattaaatatagcgATTTGTAATTACTATTGTCGTCTTCTATCAATAGCAATATTTGAACATTTCATTgcatttttttatatgcaattgtttcattttgtttataacaaattttatttaatattttgatttttaaaataatagagaatcaaaaaatgtaaaataaaaattaattctaattaaaattcgaagaaaattaaaatattcgaaaataaaaaatatattcaattctCACAAATTTTCcatgcaaaaaaaatcaatcagcAACTATAATTCCATCACAATCATCTCTAACACAAAAACTTTCATCATCAGACAATTGCTCTGTATCATCAAATTCCTGTGCGAGTAATGGTGCTCCGACAACGTCTTCCTCTGTCTCGAGTTCATGATATCCTCTCGGTGGTGCTCTCATAACAACATACCAAGGcgattcttcatcttctctagAGTAAAATACCTGTTTTGCTTGTGATGGTAGAATGTATGGATCTTGTAAATATGGCGTTTGGTTGACATGAAGATTGACAAGGGTGAAACCATCTTCTTCCTTAACACCGTAGCCTCTGTTCGCCCAATTACACTTGAATAAAGGAACGCTGAACATGTGGTAATCGAGAAGAATGATCTCTGTTATCACTCCATAATATGTGACCATATCGGCTGTATGTCTTGTATCTCTTGCAGAAGATCTACACATGCTGAAAGCTTCGTAAGTGACTCCACTATTCTGAGTCTTTCGCTTAACGGATTGTATGTGAAATCGGTTCCCGTTAATGACAAAACCTTTATTGGTATGAGCAGTAAACCTTGGTCCAAAGGCCAACCACCTCAGCTTCGTAGAATGCTCCTTTGAGTTAGAAGGTATCTAACAAGGATGTAAAACTGTGTGAGCTATGTGAATAGAAAAGTGAACAGATAGTGAAGTTGTACAAACCTTATTCTTCACCCATTCAGCAAATTGTTGGGTGTGATGCTTCCATAACAAAGTTTCATTTGTTGCTAATCGAACATCATTATCTTGCAGTTCTTGTAAGTGCTTCCTGGTTCTCATAACAAAGTAGAGAGTTATCAGActgataaaaaaatctgaatttgaGAGGGACAGTAGAACTTACTCAACATAGGGATCCATAATAGCCATATTCATCAAAACATATCGATGTGCTATGTCTCTATCTTTCTCTGAAAGAATAAGCTCTGTTCCCTTTTGCAGTGGTCGACCTTCAAGAACCATTCCATCAGACTGAATATCTTCATTACGGTTAAGTACTTCTTCAACGGGTACAGAATTCTTTAGGAACTCTAAACAAAAGGCTATGCATTCTCCAGCTAAGTACCCCTCAGCCATACATGCTTCTGGCCTAGCAAAATTCTTTACATATGCCTTGAGTGTTTTCATGTATCTACAGCTCAAACAATATAGCAATAGTTACAAACCTCAGTTGATCGGAAAAACAGTTCAGGATATAAACAATTTACATTACGCgaacaaaatgaaaacaaacctcTCAAACGGATACATCCAACGAAAGTGCACAGGACCTCCCAAACGTGCCTCTCTTGCTAGGTGTAAAGGAAGGTGGAACATGATATCGAAGAGCGATGGAGGAAAGAACCGCTCGAGTTGGCACATTGTCTCCACAAACTCATTTTCCAAAGTTATCAGCTTCTCCGCGTCAATAGCACGCTGACACAATCTGTTGAAGTAGTTACATACTCGAGTTACTGCCACTCTTGGTCCTCTTGGAAGCAACCCTCGTAACGCAGCAGGTAACAGATTTTGGATTAGTACATGATGATCATGGGATTTAAGACTTCCAATCATAGGAGGGTTAATTGAAACAACATTTGCAATATTACCGCAGTAGCCGTCAGGGCCTCTAAACGCAGACAACCTTTGACAAAATATCTTTTTCTCTTCCTTACTGAGCCAATAAGTTGCTGGAGGCAAGTAGAATCTCTTTCCCCGTACCTGTGTGTGCAAGTTTTTCCGGATTCCAATATCTTCTAAGTCCTGTCTCGCTTTGAGGCCATCTTTTGACTTAGCACTCTGCATCAGCGTTGATAATAATGCATCAGACAAGTTCTTTTCCACGTGCATGACGTCGATGTTGTGACGCACCGGCAAATCCTAACACATTGAAAACAGAATGATCAGTTAATGGATAAACAAAATGTGACAATCGTATCTCAGTCTAACAATAGCTATAATACCTTCCAGTACGGTAAATCGAAGAATATTGATCGTTTCTTCCACCTCCATTGATCACTCGTTTCATCATTTTCTTCGTCTTCAGCCACCTCATCTTCTGAGACAAcatttctcttccttttttttttctttgctaaagATCTTCCAAAGTCATTCCTGAAGTTCTTTAGTGTTGCAAATATTTCTGCACCGGTTTGAATCCTGTTTGCAGTCCCCTTCTCCACTGTATTATCAAACCATCCTTTCCTGCGTCTGTAGTGATGTCCAGGGCTTAGTCGCTTCCTATTCCCCAAATACACATACTTGCGACTAAACTTGAGCCACCTATTTGGTGTATCCTTTCCACAAACATTGCATGCTTGTTTCCCTTTAACTTTACAACCTGCCAAACTACCTAGAGCCGGGTAGTCGCTTATAGTCCACAACAACATAGCTTTTAGTGTGAACTTCTCTTTCAGGAATGAGTCGTATACCTGAATCCCCTCACTCCACAATTCTTGTAAGTCTTCAACCAGTGGCTCTAGATAAACATCAATGTTGTTGCTCGGAGCCGTCGGTCCAGGGATCAACATAGTCAACATGACGTTCTCAGCCTTCATACACAGAGTTGGTGGCAAGTTGTAATTGACTAACAACACTGGCCAAGTACTATACTTTGTGTTCTGGATAGAGAAAGGGTTCATACCATCTGTTGACAGGCCGAGTCGAAGGTTTCTTGCTTCACTAGCAAACTCTGGCCACTTATTATTCACTTGAGCCCAAGATAACGAGTCAACAGGATGTCGCATTATACCATCTTCAGTGGCATTGTTGGCATGCCATCGCAAATCCTCAGCCATCCTTGCTGATCTAAACATCCTCTTGAATCTGTCTTTGATCGGAAAATACCGTAGGACCTTTGCAGGaattcctttcttttcttcattaCTGTGCTTATCAATTTCCCATCTAGAAGCACTACATCTTGGGCAGGTTTCCAACTCCTCATATTGCTTCCTATAGAGAATACAATCGTTCTTGCACGCATGAATCATTTCGTAGCCAAACCCAAAAATCTTCAAGAACTTCTTAATCGAATCAGTCGACTTTGGTAGTACATTACCTTCTGGTAGCATGTCATGTAATGCCGACAGTAGCTGATCAAAGTAAGCCTCTGACATTCCACTCTTTACTTTGATGCGGTAAAGGGCCATGATCGCAGAAACTTTGGTGTGCTTGCTACATGTCAAGTACAATGGAGTTTCAGCATCTCTCAACTTCTTCCTAAACTCCGAGTCTTCATCAGGTTCACCATGTACAGGCTCTCCTCCAGTGTCATCAGAAGGCGGTTCATCAGGTTCACCACTATCAAAATAAGCCGTCCTTAGCAAACCATAAGCCTCTGTTTCTGATTGAGGGACACTATCATTCATATCAGACCTTCTCTCACCATGAAGACTCCAACAAGAACTCCTCATATACTTCTTATCCATACCCCTAATCACAAGATGCTCCGTTACTTTGTCTAAAACTTGATGGGAAAGGTTTCTGCAGTGAGTACAGGGACATAATATTTCTGTCGGATCTCCTAACCTCCTCGCTGATGCAGTAACAAAGCCTGTTGCTCCTTCGAAATATTCGAGGCTagccctatatatatatataaggaacAGAATCAGAACAAAAAATTTGGAACAGAAGAAGAATTCGTCATGAATTAAAATGTCGAAAAGATTACTACCTTGGAAGCCAAACCCATGCTTTTTCCATATCAGAACAATATAACTTCGAGGGAAATCGACTGAAACCTTCGATTTTCGAAAAGGAGGCGTCAGCAAAAGGAACTAAACCTAGATTTGAGTAATCGCAGAAGGAGAATGAACAGATCTCCGATGGAAAGACGGAGATtgaaagattaaaaaatcagatcctACGGCTTCTATGAAGGCACGTCATCTATCCCCACCATTCCTTCTTATTGGTTTATGTACAattctatattaatttatttttaaattacgaAAAATGCATGAAAATGATGGGAAATTatgttataaacaaaatttaaattttaataaattttattattaattttttttaacaaaaatattatatgtttgaaATAAGTATAAAATGATTTCTCTATATGGAGAATAGATGATGATAGGGTTGAATCCTTATGTGTTATATAGGGTTGAATCCctaaataaaccctaaaatctaaatttgTTTCATCTAAATTGTATAAATTTGTTACAATAGGGTTGAATCCCTAAATTTGAATCCCTATATGATGATAGGGTATAAATTTGTTACAATAGGGTTGAATCCctaaataaaccctaaaatctaaattgtataaatttttatgaacaatttatttgtaaaaattttaatggaacacttaaattgtataaattattttgaaacacttattttttaaaaattttaaaggaccacttatttttataatttatatatatgccaaGCCTACATAATCTTATTAGAAATATGTCTTAACAACCAAACAAAATATGTCTTACAACCAAACAAGCAAAATATGTcttaaaacaaaacaagcaTACTCCGATCCATAAATATGTCTTTGAGAATACTCGATCGAGTACATTTAAACATACAGAATCTTATCATTTGGCCAAGCCACTGTGCTGCCCACAGCATCTGATATGTCTTCCAGAAAAGAGTTTGGTCTCCATAGAGATGCATCTTCAATCAAGGCCACTTCAACCCAGACCCGACTTGCATTGGGACCTAACGGGACGTGATGGACTAAACACAATGGATCAGTACTACTTACTCTGCCTTCTGCGACTTTCCGTCCTGAGTTGTTGTGGTCCAACAAGATGCACTTCTTTTTACCACCTGAACGGGTGGAACTAGTGCTGCCACTTGGACTCTACAAGCACAACAAATACATCACACCAACTACATCTAAATAAGTTTGTAAAAGAGAGAAGTTTGTAAATTTACCAATGAAGGCCTTCTGACACTAGCTTCCCCTTCATCTTCAGGAACTTTAATTACTGATACATTATGGAGCGGCCATGCGATCTTTTCATTAACAGCATCACTCATTGTTGTCATGTCACTTGTTGGCCTCCATAGAAAAGCTTTCCCATTAATCACCTTAGCAACTCTCATAACTACAGCATTCGGACCCAAAGGAACATTGTTCACCATCTCATATGGGTCAGTCGAACCCATAAAACCTTCAGCGATTACCTCGACGCCCTTAACCCAATCGTAGATCTTGCACCTTTCAAGATCATCTACGGTAGTATTCTATATTGACAATGCATATGGTTAGTATCATGTTGAATTTTATAATACAAACGTAAGTATACGTGCTAATGGAATGACCTTTGATCTTAACACATCCGAGGAAACTGGATGGTTGTTCGATGCACTATCTAGTATCAGTTTATCAATTGGCCATGGAATTTTGCATCCCGCTGCTTCCTGAAGATTACGCACATCCGTAGTTGGCCTCCAAACAGATGCCTTCGGGTTTGATACCGACTTTACAACAACCGCCGCGGCGTTAGGACCAATCGGAATACGACCAATCTTGTATGTACCTTCAGCAGAGCAGAATTCTCCTTCAGCGACAACAACATCTTTTGACTCACACCAATCAAGTAGTTGAACTCTAGTTCCTTCTTTGTATACATAACTAGCCTCAGATGGAGAAACACAATCATCATTGTTTTtctgtaaaaacataaaatgaatCATTGATTTTATATCAATCAAGGAAATTCTACATTATATAACCAGttaaaactaaagaaaattCACCTTATTTCCAGCTAAGTCACGGACCAGAATCTtcaagtctttaatctcgcttTCCAAGTCGGCAAGTTTGGAGTCTCTAGCTGACAAGAATGCTAGTTTCGTAGCAGTAATCCCTCTTCCCAACCCTCTGACTCGTCCAGGTTTGTCTACTCCCAACACTTGACTAACAGCATCTTCTTTTATATTAACACTGGATGTGGAGTCCATTTGACTATCAagtgaaattattttttcctgAGACAAACACAATATAAGTTATGGTCCTTTTCAATACCAAAAAGAGTAACTTAATTAATCAGACAATGAAACCTTACAATGGTTTCAGCAAACTCAGGTCTAACAGGTCTACCATCAGAGTGAGTGTGTCCTGCTATCCAGACCTTGCTCCGGCTAATCTTCTTAGggtcttcactcttttttttctacaaGAGTGATATATTGTTTTACTTATCAGTTTGTTCTATCTTCAgatataatataattacataCTGTTACTTACCATTTCACAAGCTAGACGATTCATTCCTCTACGACTAGTGGTGTGAGGAATCTGAGCTCTCCTTAGTGCTCTGTACTTTTCACTCTTTGCCtacaatattattaaatcaaatttgatcAATCAAATCTCCGAAGTAAACACTTAAAAACCAAATGCTCTGTATATTTCACCTTGAACACAGACGAAGTCCTACTCTTAACCCAAGCGCTCCAA
This genomic stretch from Brassica napus cultivar Da-Ae chromosome C9, Da-Ae, whole genome shotgun sequence harbors:
- the LOC106438279 gene encoding uncharacterized protein LOC106438279 isoform X2, which translates into the protein MEKAWVWLPRASLEYFEGATGFVTASARRLGDPTEILCPCTHCRNLSHQVLDKVTEHLVIRGMDKKYMRSSCWSLHGERRSDMNDSVPQSETEAYGLLRTAYFDSGEPDEPPSDDTGGEPVHGEPDEDSEFRKKLRDAETPLYLTCSKHTKVSAIMALYRIKVKSGMSEAYFDQLLSALHDMLPEGNVLPKSTDSIKKFLKIFGFGYEMIHACKNDCILYRKQYEELETCPRCSASRWEIDKHSNEEKKGIPAKVLRYFPIKDRFKRMFRSARMAEDLRWHANNATEDGIMRHPVDSLSWAQVNNKWPEFASEARNLRLGLSTDGMNPFSIQNTKYSTWPVLLVNYNLPPTLCMKAENVMLTMLIPGPTAPSNNIDVYLEPLVEDLQELWSEGIQVYDSFLKEKFTLKAMLLWTISDYPALGSLAGCKVKGKQACNVCGKDTPNRWLKFSRKYVYLGNRKRLSPGHHYRRRKGWFDNTVEKGTANRIQTGAEIFATLKNFRNDFGRSLAKKKKRKRNVVSEDEVAEDEENDETSDQWRWKKRSIFFDLPYWKDLPVRHNIDVMHVEKNLSDALLSTLMQSAKSKDGLKARQDLEDIGIRKNLHTQVRGKRFYLPPATYWLSKEEKKIFCQRLSAFRGPDGYCGLLPRGPRVAVTRVCNYFNRLCQRAIDAEKLITLENEFVETMCQLERFFPPSLFDIMFHLPLHLAREARLGGPVHFRWMYPFERYMKTLKAYVKNFARPEACMAEGYLAGECIAFCLEFLKNSVPVEEVLNRNEDIQSDGMVLEGRPLQKGTELILSEKDRDIAHRYVLMNMAIMDPYVEKHLQELQDNDVRLATNETLLWKHHTQQFAEWVKNKIPSNSKEHSTKLRWLAFGPRFTAHTNKGFVINGNRFHIQSVKRKTQNSGVTYEAFSMCRSSARDTRHTADMVTYYGVITEIILLDYHMFSVPLFKCNWANRGYGVKEEDGFTLVNLHVNQTPYLQDPYILPSQAKQVFYSREDEESPWYVVMRAPPRGYHELETEEDVVGAPLLAQEFDDTEQLSDDESFCVRDDCDGIIVAD
- the LOC106438279 gene encoding uncharacterized protein LOC106438279 isoform X1, which produces MEKAWVWLPRASLEYFEGATGFVTASARRLGDPTEILCPCTHCRNLSHQVLDKVTEHLVIRGMDKKYMRSSCWSLHGERRSDMNDSVPQSETEAYGLLRTAYFDSGEPDEPPSDDTGGEPVHGEPDEDSEFRKKLRDAETPLYLTCSKHTKVSAIMALYRIKVKSGMSEAYFDQLLSALHDMLPEGNVLPKSTDSIKKFLKIFGFGYEMIHACKNDCILYRKQYEELETCPRCSASRWEIDKHSNEEKKGIPAKVLRYFPIKDRFKRMFRSARMAEDLRWHANNATEDGIMRHPVDSLSWAQVNNKWPEFASEARNLRLGLSTDGMNPFSIQNTKYSTWPVLLVNYNLPPTLCMKAENVMLTMLIPGPTAPSNNIDVYLEPLVEDLQELWSEGIQVYDSFLKEKFTLKAMLLWTISDYPALGSLAGCKVKGKQACNVCGKDTPNRWLKFSRKYVYLGNRKRLSPGHHYRRRKGWFDNTVEKGTANRIQTGAEIFATLKNFRNDFGRSLAKKKKRKRNVVSEDEVAEDEENDETSDQWRWKKRSIFFDLPYWKDLPVRHNIDVMHVEKNLSDALLSTLMQSAKSKDGLKARQDLEDIGIRKNLHTQVRGKRFYLPPATYWLSKEEKKIFCQRLSAFRGPDGYCGNIANVVSINPPMIGSLKSHDHHVLIQNLLPAALRGLLPRGPRVAVTRVCNYFNRLCQRAIDAEKLITLENEFVETMCQLERFFPPSLFDIMFHLPLHLAREARLGGPVHFRWMYPFERYMKTLKAYVKNFARPEACMAEGYLAGECIAFCLEFLKNSVPVEEVLNRNEDIQSDGMVLEGRPLQKGTELILSEKDRDIAHRYVLMNMAIMDPYVEKHLQELQDNDVRLATNETLLWKHHTQQFAEWVKNKIPSNSKEHSTKLRWLAFGPRFTAHTNKGFVINGNRFHIQSVKRKTQNSGVTYEAFSMCRSSARDTRHTADMVTYYGVITEIILLDYHMFSVPLFKCNWANRGYGVKEEDGFTLVNLHVNQTPYLQDPYILPSQAKQVFYSREDEESPWYVVMRAPPRGYHELETEEDVVGAPLLAQEFDDTEQLSDDESFCVRDDCDGIIVAD
- the LOC106438270 gene encoding uncharacterized protein LOC106438270; its protein translation is MGPKTRGGMVRRSRRSQGLEAETEFIEITRKSTKMRKLNKGKEVAIEEENIEIRQESADEVPTKVSEDVNEADGDGDGDDPHVEIEVENVIAEEQSQSENGVTEEPSQPREADMEAENGVTQEPSQPREADMEPENGFTQEPSQSREADMEPENGVTQEPSQPREADIETENGISGAEASPSDGKQKKKRGPTKMRKVAKDHQEKVSVSFTELGEHVGPGSVTLSSFLGPLVREHVTVLLDDWRNLDKQTKDTLWEEIQARFDLKEEWQKDSVFKQMGCLWRSGKSRLVSQLRNAKSSTERAALKPSNIRSVQVWSAWVKSRTSSVFKAKSEKYRALRRAQIPHTTSRRGMNRLACEMKKKSEDPKKISRSKVWIAGHTHSDGRPVRPEFAETIEKIISLDSQMDSTSSVNIKEDAVSQVLGVDKPGRVRGLGRGITATKLAFLSARDSKLADLESEIKDLKILVRDLAGNKKNNDDCVSPSEASYVYKEGTRVQLLDWCESKDVVVAEGEFCSAEGTYKIGRIPIGPNAAAVVVKSVSNPKASVWRPTTDVRNLQEAAGCKIPWPIDKLILDSASNNHPVSSDVLRSKNTTVDDLERCKIYDWVKGVEVIAEGFMGSTDPYEMVNNVPLGPNAVVMRVAKVINGKAFLWRPTSDMTTMSDAVNEKIAWPLHNVSVIKVPEDEGEASVRRPSLSPSGSTSSTRSGGKKKCILLDHNNSGRKVAEGRVSSTDPLCLVHHVPLGPNASRVWVEVALIEDASLWRPNSFLEDISDAVGSTVAWPNDKILYV